Genomic window (Nicotiana sylvestris chromosome 7, ASM39365v2, whole genome shotgun sequence):
TGGATGGCAGAGTGATTATCACAGAATACTGAAACAGAGGATAAAGAAGATATCCCAAACTTACTAAGAAGCCAAACCACCAAAACAATTTCAGCAACAACCTGACGCAAGGCCCTATACTCAGCCTCAGCGGAAGAAAGGGCAATAATAGCCTGTTTCTTGGACTTTCAGGAGATAGGAAAGCCCCCTAATAATAGTATATAGCCACTCACAGACCTCCGGGATGTGGACCAACTTGCCCAATCCGAATCACAAAATCCAACCAAATTAAAAGTAGAGGAATTGTTAAAGAGCAAACCCAAATGAGAAGTGCCcactaagctctgataccatgttacaAATCAAAATCAAAGCAATTTGAGAAAATGTTTGGAACAATTTCTACAAGAGAGAAGACTGGAACCTTCCATTCAATTGAGAGAAAATGTGACAAAATGAGTCTTTTGGCCAAAATGAAATGTTGACTAGCTATTTATACTAAATACAAAATTGAAGGCTATCTCTACAAAGTGACTATATGTGCAAGAATAAATAATGCTACTGAAGAAGTCTTCAAGGTGGGTCAGATGTGATGTATTGGGCTGAGTCGTGTTTGGGCCTCTATACCAAGAACCTGGGCTTCAACATCTCTTGTGTTCTAACATTCCCTTAGTGATCTTTAGTGTAGTAAGACCGACTTAGCATAGCAAGAATATGAGCAaattgtgcaagatcgtgagccaattgtcaagtgccgcacgtgtacttagtttaggtctaagGACATGACATGTAACGGCTATATTAGTTTGATATCAAATTTGTCATATTGTCCCATCTAAGTTCACTCAAATATTGCTTATATAAATAGTAAGCAGTATTTTGTCAACATCAATGGCCATAATATTGACGTGTCTTCTAAGTGGCCGCAGACACACCTGCTTATTTCACCGTCACGCATGCAATTTACGACATTTGATATCTCTTTCATTTTTTCGGCTTTACTTGTGATAGCCTAAGGGCCCGTTTGGCTATTACAaagtttcacttttttttttacttttttacaGGGGCAGATCTACGTTGTGGAGAGGAGGTGGTACGCCATCCGATCGCTCGGGTAGAATTTCATGTATCCACAGATATATTACTAATATTTCACGTAAAAAAGATAGATAAATAAGTAATGGCACCCCAATAATAAAATTGTTATAGGTGTCATGGTCAAAGTATCCCTTGCCAGGCCCAACACCCAAGATCGAGCCTCATTTTGCTCATATATTGTAGAATTGATTTTGCTGTTACTGTGTTACCTCTTTACAGAatactttttttcttctctttttcttaatttcttttattttcatttttgtattttctctctaTGTACAATTCCATTTTCATTAgttatttattaaaaaattatatttgctTATATTCTTTTGTTTTATatttcaaattcttttttttaaatatgcttttaatcattttttaaatCTGGTTAGTATTATATTTTCTTTGAAAGGATCAAATATATTCAGTTTGGTTATCATATGTTTATTTATGCACCAAAAGATCTTGTAAAGTAAACCAAATTAATTCAAAATGGATCGAACCGaactaatttaatttaaaatagaGCGAACCGACCAAATGCATGTATACCCGAATTCAACCTCCTTAACTACTGGTTACTGAACATTAAGTGCAGTGGCACCCGCAATcattaaatcctggatccgcctctgcttTTTTAGAATTAGTGTTGGCCAtcaaaattttaaatttctaTTGAAGttgatttttacaatttttcgaaaatttaaaaaactccaaaaaactgtttcacttcaaatcactcataaaaattaaaaaataactcTAAActgtattcatgtccaaacaaaCTCTAATTTTTAAAATACGATTTTCaattaatttttttgttttataCTTTTTTCCGGAACACAATTCTTATGTCATTTTGCTTTGCGGAATTGCCGTGGGGACCAAAAATTTCTCAAACTCAATTGCGTACTCACGTTTGGGTATGTAACTTAATCTTGGGAGTATAGCGACAAATAGTTTATTCATAATAATTGAAATTAATAACAACTAAGGCCGATAAATTGCTAGCAAGTTAAAACTTAAAAGACATTGATAATGCACAATTTATCAGCTTacataataaattaaataatgatAATTGCCATTCACGTTGTGATGAATAGACAAGAATTCGAATACATTTGCCTCCTGTTGAGCATCGGGACAAATTACTGTCgttttttgtctttttcattCATGGGCGGAGACCAATTGGCAGTACTCTGTTTTGAGAAGGAACGGAAAATAATATTGTATAGCCGCTTTTAAAATAATAGTGaaaaaatatgtatatttttatatatattttgtatgttatatacaaaaaatatataaattttatacactttttagctcccgaatataaataatttcggCCGCGAACTAAAATCGATCTTTCCTCATTTAAAAATTCAACTAGATCTTTCAAGTATAAACATTATTCCTTTCATGACTGTCTCGCAAGACAATCAGATAGATGTACCTAACCATTGTGTGTTTGCCTTGTTAGCTTAAAAATAGAGTTTAGCTTTTATACACTAACAAACTTTCGACATTATCGACAGGCGTACCACTACATTTATAACATTGAGATTAGGAGATAGAATTAGAAAAGAATATAACTTTTATATTAACAGTGTAAAAGAACTTTCAACATTATTGACAAAACTGCTAAATTTTACAATCTTGTGAGTGGAAAATAGAGTTGCCCTTCAAATTTTACATGGTCCTATCAACATTATTGGCTTCCTCTTCCTTATTCTTAAGTAGTTGCATGCAGACACAGATTCAGTATTTGAATTTTATGGGTTCAAATTTATAATTTTACCACATCTTATCTAGTTTAATGAGTTCAAAATATATTATTTgtatatatttaatatttttttgaataaaaatacAAAGTATGAGCGATAACTATAGATTCAACTTGGATACGCCTCGAGTTGCATGACATCTTCAATAAGCAACTTGGTATTCAAGAAGGAAGatccttcttcttttattgcCTTTTTTGACATGTGTGCCAATTCctttgctctttttcttctttcttcactCTCTAATCCTTTATCCATTAGTTGCTCTATTGCTTCTTTCACTTGATCCTTATTAACCAACACACCATTCTTCTCTTCATTCCAAGAATTAATACTCACTTCAACCCCAACTCGAACcccaatcttcaaaacatttACAATGAATTTCTCATTGTAAAATTGCTCGGCAAACATAGGAAAAGTAATCATTGGTACGCCACAAGAAGTTCCTTCCAGAGTCGAATTCCATCCACAATGCGTTAAGAATCCTCCAATAGATGAATGAGATAATATTAAAACTTGTGGGGCCCAACCTCGAATTATCATTCCTCTTCCTTTAaaccttttttcaaaattttcatcccTTAGCCATTTTTCAACTTGTGATGTCAAATTTACCTTTCTAATTATCCAAATGAAAGGCACATTTGATGACTCCAACCCTAATCCAATTTCCTTCATTTGCAAAAATGAAATTTGACAAAGGCTACCAAAACAAGCATAAATGACCGATTTAGGCTTCATAGAATCAAGCCAACTCAAACAATTGTGTTCATCTATAGAGGTCTTGTTTCCTCTATCAACCATTTCATCCATTTCATTGTTACCCAATGATACTGGACCAATACAAAAGACTTTGTTCATTATTTTTTTGTATTCATCAATATACCAAGGCTCCAACTCTTCAAAAGTATTAATCAAAGTACCTCTTGCCAAGTCTTGAGACTGTTTAATTTTGTCAATAATACTCTTCATATCTTGAGATTTATTTGTTGAAGTGC
Coding sequences:
- the LOC104220303 gene encoding UDP-glycosyltransferase 73C1-like, giving the protein MASLSKQLHFLLIPLMSQSHIIPLTDFAKLLALHGVTVSIITTPLNAQRYKSIVTHAIKSNLKIQLIPLHFPNQEVGLPQECENLDTLSSLELLKEFLLASEMMQEPLEKLIHDLEPKPSCIISTSPLIWTQQVANKFKIPRYVFQTVSCFTLFCSHIINQEKIQETLVLDSDSFLIPNVPHKIEFTKGQILLNGTSTNKSQDMKSIIDKIKQSQDLARGTLINTFEELEPWYIDEYKKIMNKVFCIGPVSLGNNEMDEMVDRGNKTSIDEHNCLSWLDSMKPKSVIYACFGSLCQISFLQMKEIGLGLESSNVPFIWIIRKVNLTSQVEKWLRDENFEKRFKGRGMIIRGWAPQVLILSHSSIGGFLTHCGWNSTLEGTSCGVPMITFPMFAEQFYNEKFIVNVLKIGVRVGVEVSINSWNEEKNGVLVNKDQVKEAIEQLMDKGLESEERRKRAKELAHMSKKAIKEEGSSFLNTKLLIEDVMQLLKNKEEEANNVDRTM